In Microbacterium maritypicum, the following are encoded in one genomic region:
- a CDS encoding M4 family metallopeptidase — translation MSSTASGESHGVVPSYLLARLAESGRFPKAAAAARQTLTSGRPPFRARIDLSIDENGDLVAQLSDAPNRTISDAGNTQQLPGAVVRGEDDGPVEDTAVNEAFDGLGATFEMLLAAFQRNSLDDAGAPLDATVHYGVDYDNAFWDGERMVFGDGDGEVFQGFTGSLTVIGHELAHGVVQHTANLEYQGQPGALNESIADVFGALTEQYALGQTADQATWLIGAEIFTDAVEGAALRSMIAPGTAYDDDELGKDPQPDHMSGFVRTTEDNGGVHINSGIPNRAFALFATDLGGNAWERAGTVWYRALTGGLSSTATFTEFADATVAAATALDDATAEAARRAWSAVGVYEDERVPSTD, via the coding sequence ATGAGCAGCACAGCATCCGGAGAAAGTCATGGAGTGGTCCCCTCCTATCTGCTCGCGCGCCTGGCCGAGTCGGGGCGTTTCCCCAAGGCCGCAGCCGCCGCGCGGCAGACGCTCACGTCGGGTCGTCCGCCCTTCCGCGCGCGCATCGACCTGTCGATCGACGAGAACGGCGACCTCGTCGCCCAGCTTTCGGATGCTCCCAACCGCACGATCAGCGATGCCGGCAACACGCAGCAGCTACCCGGAGCCGTGGTGCGCGGCGAAGACGACGGCCCGGTGGAAGACACCGCGGTCAACGAGGCGTTCGACGGGCTCGGCGCCACGTTCGAGATGCTGCTGGCCGCGTTCCAGCGCAACTCCCTCGACGACGCCGGAGCCCCGCTGGACGCGACCGTGCACTACGGCGTCGACTACGACAACGCGTTCTGGGACGGCGAGCGCATGGTGTTCGGCGACGGCGACGGCGAGGTGTTCCAGGGGTTCACGGGATCGCTCACCGTCATCGGCCACGAGCTCGCGCACGGCGTCGTGCAGCACACCGCGAACCTCGAATACCAGGGGCAGCCCGGGGCGCTGAACGAGTCCATCGCCGACGTGTTCGGCGCGCTGACCGAGCAGTACGCCCTCGGCCAGACCGCCGACCAGGCGACCTGGCTCATCGGCGCCGAGATCTTCACCGACGCCGTCGAGGGTGCGGCGCTGCGCTCGATGATCGCGCCCGGCACCGCCTACGACGACGACGAGCTCGGCAAAGACCCGCAGCCCGACCACATGAGCGGCTTCGTGCGCACGACCGAAGACAACGGCGGGGTGCACATCAACTCCGGCATCCCCAACCGCGCCTTCGCCCTGTTCGCGACCGACCTCGGCGGCAACGCCTGGGAGCGGGCGGGCACCGTCTGGTATCGGGCTCTCACCGGGGGCCTGTCGAGCACGGCGACCTTCACGGAGTTCGCCGACGCCACGGTCGCCGCCGCCACCGCGCTCGACGATGCCACGGCCGAAGCGGCTCGACGCGCCTGGAGTGCCGTGGGAGTCTATGAAGATGAGCGAGTCCCCTCCACCGACTGA
- a CDS encoding ABC transporter: MNPPPRRTASVAATLTLSLAFTACAPAAAPTPAAPAATASDAHGIDAGGAAEVASPARALVIADGRGKLTLLDLATEERSTLAPGRSGIAGLFGDGRLVYRAHDAEGGTAVEVFDSARWTVPHGDHTHSFRGAPQTLGTLEGEGDVTVVAGEQRATVAFAGGELVLLAHDALGEGLDAAPRVTVDATGPVAPLAGHLLVPTAGATIELLDPAGDRVPGVAVPCTDPSDADLTRVGAVFSCAEGAVLFTREVGGTIAAETIPYPVNATPTSSLSGRADRPDLAGVAGEQGAWLLDVRQRQWMLLPSDVPLLQAAALGDDDSRTVVIDADGRVRVLAADGAVLARTEPLLAASVADPALRDRVQLLVDARHAYVIDPATGVVHEIDHGDGTVTRTFTDLDPWFVQQVG; the protein is encoded by the coding sequence ATGAACCCACCTCCCCGCCGAACCGCATCCGTCGCCGCCACGCTCACGCTGTCGCTCGCGTTCACCGCCTGTGCCCCGGCCGCCGCGCCCACGCCCGCCGCACCGGCCGCGACCGCTTCCGACGCGCACGGCATCGACGCGGGTGGCGCGGCCGAGGTCGCCTCCCCGGCCCGCGCGCTCGTGATCGCCGACGGGCGGGGCAAGCTCACGCTCCTCGACCTCGCCACCGAAGAGCGCTCGACCCTCGCGCCAGGCCGCAGCGGCATCGCCGGTCTCTTCGGGGACGGCCGTCTCGTCTACCGCGCGCACGACGCGGAGGGTGGTACCGCGGTCGAGGTGTTCGACTCCGCGCGCTGGACCGTGCCGCACGGCGATCACACGCACTCCTTCCGTGGCGCCCCGCAGACACTCGGAACCCTCGAGGGCGAGGGAGACGTCACGGTGGTCGCCGGTGAACAGCGGGCGACCGTCGCCTTCGCGGGCGGGGAACTGGTCCTGCTCGCCCACGACGCACTCGGCGAGGGGCTCGATGCCGCCCCGCGTGTGACCGTCGATGCCACCGGCCCCGTCGCCCCACTCGCCGGACACCTGCTCGTACCGACCGCGGGGGCCACGATCGAGCTGCTCGACCCCGCCGGCGACCGCGTCCCGGGTGTGGCAGTCCCGTGCACCGACCCCTCTGACGCCGACCTCACCCGCGTCGGCGCCGTCTTCTCCTGCGCCGAGGGGGCCGTGCTCTTCACCCGCGAGGTCGGCGGCACCATCGCCGCCGAGACCATCCCGTACCCCGTGAACGCCACCCCGACGAGCAGCCTCTCCGGCCGCGCCGACCGCCCCGACCTCGCCGGAGTCGCGGGCGAGCAGGGGGCGTGGCTGCTGGACGTGCGACAGCGGCAGTGGATGCTGCTGCCCTCCGATGTGCCGCTGTTGCAGGCCGCCGCGCTCGGTGACGACGACAGTCGCACGGTCGTGATCGATGCCGACGGTCGCGTGCGGGTGCTCGCCGCGGACGGCGCGGTGTTGGCCCGCACGGAACCGCTGCTGGCGGCATCCGTCGCCGACCCCGCCCTGCGCGACCGCGTGCAGCTGCTCGTCGACGCCCGGCACGCCTACGTGATCGATCCGGCGACCGGCGTCGTGCACGAGATCGACCACGGCGACGGCACCGTCACTCGGACCTTCACCGACCTCGACCCCTGGTTCGTGCAGCAGGTCGGCTGA
- a CDS encoding ROK family transcriptional regulator, whose product MAPATQTVHSEGEIFRLVRTGAAQSRADLARLTGLSPSTVALRVEELIAHGYIEENGEGESRGGRRPRVLTVKAGGSVVAGVELGEQHATVALFDRRAEVVASTVAQVSLLDGVESVVNQVWECARTLAKDNGGLTVEGIAMSLPGPVDSRTSRLLAPMRMPGWNGVDVGEVLGSVTGLPFLIDNDANAMAVGEFIERGGEQEQLVFVKAGSGIGCGIILDGAVYRGYRGVAGDISHVALHNAPPIICSCGRVGCLDVVASGAAIVDALRESGVAVETLDDVLALAQDAHPKATSALREAGARTGEVLATIINFFNPQALALGGRLATADAFVAGVRQALFTLCLPMSTDALEIGVSRAGALAGARGVAWELLERMLDPARIDEELRKTAA is encoded by the coding sequence GTGGCGCCGGCTACCCAGACCGTACATTCCGAGGGTGAGATCTTCCGGCTGGTGCGCACCGGGGCGGCCCAGTCCCGCGCCGACCTCGCCCGCCTGACCGGACTCTCCCCCTCGACCGTCGCGCTGCGCGTCGAAGAGTTGATCGCCCACGGCTACATCGAGGAGAACGGCGAGGGCGAGTCGCGCGGCGGCCGTCGCCCCCGCGTGCTCACGGTGAAAGCAGGCGGGAGTGTGGTCGCCGGAGTCGAGCTCGGCGAGCAGCACGCCACGGTGGCGCTGTTCGACCGGCGTGCCGAGGTCGTCGCCTCGACCGTCGCGCAGGTGTCGCTCCTCGACGGCGTCGAGAGCGTCGTGAACCAGGTGTGGGAGTGCGCGCGCACGCTCGCGAAGGACAACGGCGGCCTCACGGTCGAGGGCATCGCCATGAGCCTGCCCGGCCCCGTCGACTCGCGCACCTCGCGCCTGCTGGCGCCCATGCGCATGCCCGGTTGGAACGGCGTCGACGTGGGCGAGGTGCTCGGCTCGGTCACCGGGCTCCCGTTCCTCATCGACAACGACGCGAACGCCATGGCCGTCGGCGAGTTCATCGAGCGCGGTGGCGAGCAGGAGCAGCTGGTCTTCGTGAAGGCGGGCAGCGGCATCGGCTGCGGCATCATCCTCGACGGTGCCGTCTACCGCGGGTACCGTGGGGTCGCCGGCGACATCAGCCACGTCGCGCTGCACAACGCCCCGCCCATCATCTGCTCGTGCGGTCGGGTCGGCTGCCTCGACGTGGTCGCCAGCGGTGCGGCGATCGTGGATGCGCTGCGCGAGTCCGGCGTCGCGGTGGAGACCCTCGACGACGTGCTCGCGCTCGCGCAGGACGCTCACCCCAAAGCCACCTCCGCGCTGCGCGAGGCCGGCGCGCGCACGGGCGAGGTGCTCGCCACGATCATCAACTTCTTCAACCCGCAGGCTCTCGCGCTCGGGGGGCGACTGGCCACGGCCGACGCGTTCGTCGCCGGCGTGCGACAGGCGCTCTTCACCCTCTGCCTGCCCATGTCGACGGATGCTCTCGAGATCGGCGTGAGCCGAGCCGGCGCGCTCGCCGGTGCGCGCGGTGTGGCCTGGGAGCTGCTGGAGCGGATGCTCGACCCGGCCAGGATCGACGAGGAACTGCGCAAGACCGCCGCGTAG
- a CDS encoding M81 family metallopeptidase, giving the protein MTETSPLPRIAIAGMAIESSTFSPHRAGERDFLRVEGEELITRYDSLRDGDMRDRAAWLPVYYARSIPGGAVLREVYDSIKARICDGLRALVADGEKLDGLFFDIHGAMSVEGMDDAEGDLITAIREVIGADVVVSASMDLHGNVSRTLIENVDIITCYRLAPHEDTWETRDRAIRNLVEALESGVTPRRAWVRVPILLPGEKTSTRVEPAKSLYARIPEIEARPGITDAAIWIGYAWADEPRCHATVVVTGTDDAATARAAEELGRAFWDVRDDFEFVGPPGTLDEGVAAGLAATDTPYFISDSGDNPGAGGTGDVTWTLAQLLQKPELTSDDAPVTLCGSVFDKGALDVLRGHAVGERVSVEVGARVDSGPHGPVLVDGVLHSLHEGDVDAGGIAVIRVGGLHVIVTEFRKAYHDVSDFTSIGLDPVAAQIVVTKIGYLEPELYAIMRGWTLALTPGGVDQDLERLGHHRIQRPMHPFDAFDEVPDLAAEMVG; this is encoded by the coding sequence ATGACCGAGACGTCCCCGCTCCCGCGCATCGCCATCGCCGGCATGGCCATCGAGTCCAGCACCTTCTCGCCGCACCGCGCCGGTGAGCGCGACTTCCTGCGCGTGGAGGGTGAAGAGCTCATCACCCGCTACGACTCCCTGCGCGACGGCGACATGCGTGACCGCGCCGCGTGGCTGCCGGTCTACTACGCCCGATCGATCCCCGGCGGCGCCGTGCTGCGCGAGGTCTACGACAGCATCAAGGCGCGCATCTGCGACGGGCTGCGGGCCCTCGTGGCCGACGGCGAGAAGCTCGACGGCCTCTTCTTCGACATCCACGGGGCGATGAGCGTCGAAGGCATGGACGACGCCGAGGGCGACCTGATCACCGCGATCCGCGAGGTGATCGGCGCCGACGTCGTGGTGTCGGCGTCGATGGACCTGCACGGCAACGTGTCGCGCACCCTGATCGAGAACGTCGACATCATCACCTGCTACCGCCTGGCTCCGCACGAAGACACGTGGGAGACCCGCGACCGCGCGATCCGCAACCTCGTCGAGGCGCTCGAGAGCGGCGTCACCCCGCGCCGCGCCTGGGTGCGCGTGCCCATCCTGCTCCCCGGTGAGAAGACCAGCACCCGCGTGGAGCCGGCGAAGAGCCTGTACGCCCGCATCCCCGAGATCGAGGCGCGCCCCGGCATCACCGACGCCGCGATCTGGATCGGCTACGCCTGGGCCGACGAGCCCCGCTGCCACGCGACCGTGGTCGTGACCGGCACCGACGATGCGGCGACCGCGCGTGCGGCGGAGGAGCTCGGTCGTGCGTTCTGGGATGTGCGCGACGACTTCGAGTTCGTGGGCCCTCCCGGAACCCTCGACGAGGGTGTCGCGGCCGGCCTCGCCGCCACCGACACCCCGTACTTCATCAGCGACTCGGGCGACAACCCCGGCGCCGGCGGCACGGGCGACGTCACCTGGACCCTCGCGCAGCTGCTGCAGAAGCCCGAGCTCACCTCCGACGACGCCCCGGTCACGCTGTGCGGCTCGGTTTTCGACAAGGGGGCGCTCGACGTCCTCCGCGGTCACGCCGTGGGTGAGCGGGTGTCGGTCGAGGTCGGCGCGCGCGTCGACAGCGGCCCGCACGGACCGGTCCTCGTCGATGGAGTGCTGCACAGCCTGCACGAGGGCGATGTGGATGCCGGCGGAATCGCGGTCATCCGCGTCGGCGGCCTGCACGTGATCGTCACGGAGTTCCGCAAGGCGTACCACGACGTCTCCGACTTCACCTCGATCGGACTCGACCCGGTCGCCGCGCAGATCGTCGTCACCAAGATCGGCTACCTCGAGCCCGAGCTGTACGCGATCATGCGCGGCTGGACGCTCGCTCTCACTCCGGGCGGGGTGGATCAGGACCTCGAGCGGCTCGGTCACCACCGCATCCAGCGCCCGATGCATCCGTTCGACGCGTTCGATGAGGTGCCGGATCTCGCGGCCGAGATGGTCGGCTGA
- a CDS encoding peptide ABC transporter substrate-binding protein yields the protein MRSQSLRRRLLAPLGALAVATLALTACQAGATGDTGSGEKDTVSFALQVGTGPNWILPISSPDKMATHNSAIKATMWPRLFEYNGVDGEMGWDELASAAKSYEFSEDRKTITITLNDLDWSDGEPVTSRDVEFWYNLVRFNGEKTGGYSAGLMPDNITEFTTIDDKTFSLTMDKVYNEEFLLGNQLSLIYPMPQHVWDKTSADGEIGDHDRDQAGATAVLDYLFSEAEDMKTYATNDLWKTVAGPYTVKSWSDSGLVELTANKEYTGEDKPSIENVEFLPFTSADAEMNVVRSGDVDYGYVTSSQLTNEKQFTDLGYSIEPWAGWSITYMPYNFANPEKGSFYKQLYVRQALQHAIDQETISEVVWHGAATPDYGPIPQTADSSGLSDVQKDNPYPFDLKKAEKLFTDNGWVKGSDGTLECAEAGAAEGQCGEGIAAGDKAEIVVTTQNGSQETDNMMAEIQSSLGKIGVKMTIDSKPLDTVLTQAQECKTGSSCTWELVFFGTAGSWYFPPYATGERVFAKDTKWNAGQYDNPEAEELVQAMAFSTDPEIAKKYSEYLATDLPVMWMPNPVYQVSVVRDGLDIAHQDPGASFLPQRWSWTK from the coding sequence ATGCGATCTCAGTCGCTGCGCCGCCGGCTGCTCGCCCCCCTGGGTGCGCTCGCCGTCGCGACGCTCGCCCTCACCGCCTGCCAGGCCGGCGCCACGGGCGACACCGGCTCGGGCGAGAAGGACACCGTCAGCTTCGCGCTGCAGGTCGGCACCGGACCCAACTGGATCCTGCCGATCTCGTCGCCCGACAAGATGGCCACGCACAACAGCGCCATCAAGGCGACCATGTGGCCGCGCCTGTTCGAGTACAACGGCGTCGACGGCGAGATGGGCTGGGACGAGCTGGCCTCCGCCGCCAAGTCCTACGAATTCTCCGAGGACCGCAAGACCATCACCATCACGCTGAACGACCTCGACTGGTCGGACGGCGAGCCCGTCACCTCGCGCGACGTGGAGTTCTGGTACAACCTGGTGCGCTTCAACGGCGAGAAGACCGGTGGTTACTCCGCCGGCCTGATGCCCGACAACATCACCGAGTTCACCACCATCGACGACAAGACGTTCTCGCTGACGATGGACAAGGTCTACAACGAGGAGTTCCTCCTCGGCAACCAGCTCAGCCTCATCTACCCGATGCCGCAGCACGTCTGGGACAAGACCAGCGCTGACGGCGAGATCGGCGACCATGACCGCGACCAGGCCGGTGCGACCGCGGTGCTCGACTACCTCTTCTCCGAGGCCGAGGACATGAAGACCTACGCCACCAACGACCTGTGGAAGACCGTCGCCGGTCCCTACACGGTCAAGAGCTGGTCGGACTCGGGCCTGGTGGAACTCACCGCCAACAAGGAGTACACCGGCGAGGACAAGCCGAGCATCGAGAACGTCGAGTTCCTGCCGTTCACGTCGGCCGACGCCGAGATGAACGTCGTGCGCTCGGGTGACGTCGACTACGGCTACGTCACGAGCTCGCAGCTCACGAACGAGAAGCAGTTCACCGACCTCGGCTACAGCATCGAGCCGTGGGCCGGCTGGTCGATCACGTACATGCCGTACAACTTCGCCAACCCGGAGAAGGGCTCCTTCTACAAGCAGCTCTACGTGCGCCAGGCACTGCAGCACGCCATCGACCAGGAGACCATCTCCGAGGTCGTCTGGCACGGTGCCGCGACTCCCGACTACGGTCCCATCCCGCAGACCGCGGACTCCAGCGGACTGTCCGACGTGCAGAAGGACAACCCGTACCCGTTCGACCTGAAGAAGGCCGAGAAGCTGTTCACCGACAACGGCTGGGTCAAGGGATCCGACGGCACGCTCGAGTGCGCCGAGGCCGGCGCGGCCGAGGGCCAGTGCGGCGAGGGCATCGCCGCGGGTGACAAGGCGGAGATCGTCGTCACCACGCAGAACGGCTCGCAGGAGACCGACAACATGATGGCGGAGATCCAGTCGTCGCTCGGCAAGATCGGAGTCAAGATGACGATCGACTCCAAGCCGCTCGACACCGTCCTCACGCAGGCGCAGGAGTGCAAGACCGGCAGCTCGTGCACGTGGGAGCTCGTCTTCTTCGGCACCGCGGGCAGCTGGTACTTCCCGCCGTACGCCACCGGTGAGCGCGTCTTCGCGAAGGACACCAAGTGGAACGCCGGACAGTACGACAACCCCGAGGCCGAGGAGCTCGTCCAGGCGATGGCCTTCTCGACCGACCCCGAGATCGCGAAGAAGTACTCCGAGTACCTCGCCACCGACCTCCCGGTCATGTGGATGCCGAACCCGGTGTACCAGGTCTCCGTCGTCCGCGACGGACTCGACATCGCCCACCAGGACCCGGGCGCGTCGTTCCTTCCCCAGCGTTGGTCCTGGACCAAGTAA
- a CDS encoding ABC transporter permease, giving the protein MSVVEAAQNAQQKKERAGGPRFWWYLLRRVGQGGIVILIVTLIVFALLHLAMPQGPAAGILGMQASQEQIDAFNKENGFDLPLWQQYFNFLLQLVQGDLGDSFKLNRPVADAIGQRLPKTLILALISMLFALIIAIPMGIFQAVRRGKAADYALTTWNFIVYSTPSFFLGLILVIVFAQWLRLVPAQAPQGETVGDVLANPAGLVLPVLTAALGIIATFSRYMRSATIDNLSEDYVRTARAKGTSVPVVITRHVVRNSLTPVIAMLGYYLPVMFGGMIVVESLFNYPGMGLLFWTSAQTSDYPVLIGCILVIALATVIGSLLADIIQALLDPRTREELS; this is encoded by the coding sequence ATGAGCGTGGTGGAAGCAGCGCAGAACGCGCAGCAGAAGAAGGAGAGGGCCGGCGGCCCGCGGTTCTGGTGGTACCTGTTGCGACGGGTCGGCCAGGGCGGGATCGTCATCCTCATCGTGACGCTGATCGTGTTCGCGCTGCTCCACCTCGCGATGCCGCAGGGGCCGGCCGCCGGCATCCTCGGCATGCAGGCATCGCAGGAGCAGATCGACGCCTTCAACAAGGAGAACGGCTTCGATCTGCCCCTGTGGCAGCAGTACTTCAACTTCCTGCTGCAGCTCGTGCAGGGAGACCTGGGCGACTCGTTCAAACTGAACCGACCGGTGGCGGATGCCATCGGCCAGCGTCTTCCGAAGACGCTGATCCTGGCCCTCATCTCGATGCTCTTCGCACTGATCATCGCGATCCCGATGGGCATCTTCCAGGCCGTGCGCCGCGGCAAGGCCGCGGACTACGCGCTGACCACCTGGAACTTCATCGTCTACTCGACGCCGTCGTTCTTCCTCGGCCTGATCCTCGTGATCGTGTTCGCCCAGTGGCTGCGGCTCGTGCCCGCCCAGGCGCCGCAGGGTGAGACCGTCGGCGACGTGCTGGCGAACCCGGCCGGCCTCGTGCTGCCGGTGCTCACCGCGGCGCTCGGCATCATCGCGACGTTCTCGCGGTACATGCGCTCCGCCACGATCGACAACCTCTCCGAGGACTACGTCCGCACCGCCAGGGCGAAGGGCACCTCGGTGCCCGTGGTGATCACCCGCCACGTGGTGCGCAACTCCCTGACCCCCGTGATCGCCATGCTCGGCTACTACCTGCCGGTCATGTTCGGCGGCATGATCGTCGTCGAATCGCTCTTCAACTACCCCGGCATGGGCCTGCTGTTCTGGACCTCGGCACAGACCTCCGACTACCCCGTGCTGATCGGCTGCATCCTGGTGATCGCGCTCGCGACGGTCATCGGATCGCTCCTCGCCGACATCATCCAGGCGCTGCTCGATCCGCGCACCCGAGAGGAGCTCTCGTGA